From a region of the Tenggerimyces flavus genome:
- a CDS encoding calcium-binding protein, which translates to MNKAVRSTVGLAVAVPAFFAFAGVAGTASAADYADYKGTVVETYDDQLYVTAADYRKNDITVKQVRKGYYDYFRVTDKGDKLIDKSDECYWEDKNYKALLCPVYKPIVKAGDKDDQVVYDNSADKSYYPTPVWIYGGDGNDKLEVTEYSAGQGWIFGADGDDKYHSAYDNDIIRGGKGDDYLYGEEGNDKIWGRGGDDLIDGGKGNDGLWGEAPPQSYDDKKPWGGDYIVGGYGNDTAFGGKGDDKLVDRYGYDKLYGEAGNDKLDVYDYYGGDSADGGKGYDGCATDKGDFRFTCEYVWKYVAS; encoded by the coding sequence ATGAACAAAGCAGTCAGGAGCACCGTCGGGTTGGCGGTCGCCGTCCCCGCCTTCTTCGCCTTCGCCGGCGTAGCGGGCACCGCCTCGGCGGCGGACTACGCGGACTACAAGGGCACCGTCGTCGAGACGTACGACGACCAGCTCTACGTCACCGCGGCGGACTATCGCAAGAACGACATCACCGTCAAGCAGGTGCGGAAGGGCTACTACGACTACTTCCGCGTGACGGACAAGGGCGACAAGCTCATCGACAAGTCCGACGAGTGCTACTGGGAGGACAAGAACTACAAGGCGCTGCTCTGCCCGGTGTACAAGCCGATCGTCAAGGCAGGCGACAAGGACGACCAGGTCGTCTATGACAACAGCGCCGACAAGTCGTACTACCCGACGCCGGTGTGGATCTACGGGGGCGACGGGAACGACAAGCTCGAGGTGACCGAGTACTCCGCCGGCCAGGGATGGATCTTCGGCGCGGACGGTGACGACAAGTACCACTCCGCGTACGACAACGACATCATCCGTGGCGGCAAGGGCGACGACTACCTCTACGGCGAGGAAGGCAACGACAAGATCTGGGGTCGCGGTGGCGACGACCTGATCGACGGAGGCAAGGGCAACGACGGCCTCTGGGGCGAGGCGCCCCCGCAGTCGTACGACGACAAGAAGCCGTGGGGTGGCGACTACATCGTCGGCGGCTACGGCAACGACACCGCGTTCGGCGGCAAGGGCGACGACAAGCTGGTCGACAGGTATGGCTACGACAAGCTCTACGGCGAGGCGGGCAACGACAAGCTCGACGTCTACGACTACTACGGCGGCGACAGCGCCGACGGTGGCAAGGGGTACGACGGGTGTGCGACCGACAAGGGTGACTTCCGGTTCACCTGCGAGTACGTCTGGAAGTACGTCGCGTCGTAA
- a CDS encoding AfsR/SARP family transcriptional regulator, which produces MRFRILGPLEVEDDDGRLITIGGPQLRGLLGVFLLRPNRVVSTDRLVEHVWGGDSPTTARGLLQGRIAHLRRAIQQHDRQPLTTRGTGYQLDVRPGERDLDTFDELVQAATNAADHAATRSERLNEALALWRGPVLDGVAMDTWRAELAHLEERRVDVLEQRVELDLALGRHAILVGELQAHTHQHPLRERLWGQLLVALAGAGRTADALAAYRELRRTFVDQLGTEPSHAVQQIHQRILTGDLASAGVASQTLKATRATGRASAARSHTTPAQLPAATGAFTGRAEAFAWLEGLLSSSANEGPTIGVLSGTAGVGKTTLSIRWAHRVRARFPDGQLYLNLRGYAVEPPVRVIDALSGFLQALGVPGEQIPTGVEAATARYHAALAGRRLLIVLDNARTAEQVRPLLPEGPDSQGCLVLVTSRDRLTGLVTREGAHQLKLDVFQPAEANELLAKLLGPDRIAAEPKAAAELARQCAMLPLALRIAAANLCSASVASITHQVANLAADNRLDVLQTGDDESAAVRGAFDLSYDTLDSQARMLFRHLGLAPGAEVTAGSAAALAGISEGHASALLDRLANASLVEETAPGRYAAHDLLRAYAKDRAHDEETVGQRRQAIERLLRWYLDAVDGAARALYPQILRLHHPPEAAYEHADRAEAWGWLDSERAALIAAVERAYELELYEPAWLLADSLRGYFYTRRIVVEWLKVAELGLAAADAAGSLIGRAAGHGSIGLAQLCANNYWQALSHQRIALDLCEQAGWPAGKAHALTNLAVVQQELGELEHAVERHEQALAINTENGAGHAATMNLYNLGQLNTLRGRLHEAVEWLETASRRPSDVNSFRNRALGANRLGDAYRYLGRFDAALDALDDSLALWGELGNDYGQGIAHGSTAAVYCDTGDLDAAYDHAKRALTFLGGAGDRGTEAFARNRLGEVKRRLGKVDEALRLHRRAVRLARDISARFHEADSLICLADALREHGDPAAAAERASEASTLAGRIGYRILEGNASLSLAAACLRADRGEDALVAADRASALHTATGHRLGAARALLLRGYALRRLGRHGEAADAWQLAHEASGALGVPEQAEALALMRSEPPYA; this is translated from the coding sequence ATGCGGTTTCGAATTCTCGGACCGCTCGAGGTCGAGGACGACGACGGTCGACTCATCACCATCGGGGGTCCACAACTACGCGGTTTGCTCGGCGTCTTTCTGCTGCGTCCGAACAGGGTGGTCTCCACCGACCGCCTCGTCGAGCACGTCTGGGGAGGCGACTCGCCCACCACGGCTCGAGGCCTCCTGCAAGGCCGGATCGCCCACCTGAGAAGGGCGATCCAGCAGCACGACAGGCAGCCGCTCACCACCCGCGGGACCGGCTACCAGCTCGACGTACGCCCGGGTGAACGCGATCTCGACACGTTCGACGAGCTCGTCCAGGCGGCGACCAACGCCGCCGACCACGCAGCCACCAGGTCCGAACGGCTCAACGAGGCCCTCGCCCTGTGGCGCGGTCCGGTGCTCGACGGCGTCGCGATGGACACCTGGCGGGCCGAGCTCGCCCACCTGGAGGAACGCCGCGTCGACGTTCTCGAGCAACGCGTCGAGCTCGATCTCGCGCTGGGCAGGCACGCGATCCTCGTCGGCGAGCTGCAGGCGCACACGCACCAGCACCCGCTCCGGGAACGGCTGTGGGGCCAGCTGCTCGTCGCGCTCGCCGGCGCCGGGCGTACGGCCGACGCCCTCGCCGCGTACCGCGAGCTGCGCAGGACGTTCGTGGACCAGCTCGGCACCGAGCCGTCCCACGCCGTCCAGCAGATCCACCAACGCATCCTCACCGGCGACCTGGCCTCCGCCGGCGTCGCGTCGCAGACGCTGAAGGCCACCAGGGCAACGGGAAGGGCATCGGCCGCGAGGAGCCACACGACGCCGGCCCAGCTGCCCGCCGCGACCGGCGCGTTCACCGGCCGCGCCGAGGCGTTCGCCTGGCTCGAAGGTCTGCTGAGCTCGAGCGCCAACGAGGGACCGACGATCGGCGTGCTCTCCGGCACCGCCGGCGTCGGCAAGACCACGCTCTCGATCCGCTGGGCGCACCGCGTCCGGGCCAGGTTTCCCGACGGCCAGCTCTACCTCAACCTGCGTGGATACGCGGTCGAGCCTCCCGTTCGCGTCATCGACGCACTGTCCGGTTTCCTGCAGGCGTTGGGCGTTCCGGGCGAACAGATCCCTACCGGTGTTGAGGCGGCGACCGCCCGCTACCACGCCGCGCTCGCTGGCCGGCGCCTGCTGATCGTGCTCGACAACGCGCGGACGGCCGAGCAGGTCCGCCCGCTGCTACCCGAAGGTCCCGACAGCCAAGGCTGCCTCGTCCTCGTCACGAGCCGCGACCGGCTCACCGGCCTCGTCACCCGCGAAGGCGCCCACCAGCTCAAGCTCGACGTGTTCCAGCCGGCCGAGGCGAACGAACTGCTCGCCAAGCTGCTCGGCCCCGATCGGATCGCCGCCGAGCCGAAGGCGGCCGCCGAGCTGGCGCGGCAGTGCGCGATGTTGCCGCTGGCGTTGCGCATCGCCGCCGCCAACCTCTGCTCGGCCAGCGTCGCGTCCATCACCCACCAGGTCGCCAACCTTGCCGCCGACAACCGGCTGGACGTTCTGCAGACCGGCGACGACGAGTCCGCAGCGGTACGCGGAGCGTTCGACCTCTCCTACGACACGCTGGACTCTCAGGCCCGCATGCTGTTTCGCCACCTCGGCCTCGCGCCCGGCGCGGAGGTCACGGCTGGTTCGGCGGCCGCGCTCGCTGGGATCTCCGAGGGCCACGCGAGCGCATTGCTGGACCGGCTCGCCAACGCCAGCCTGGTCGAGGAGACGGCGCCCGGACGGTACGCGGCGCACGACCTGCTCCGGGCGTACGCGAAGGACCGCGCCCACGACGAGGAGACGGTTGGCCAACGCAGACAGGCGATCGAGCGTCTGCTGCGGTGGTACCTCGACGCGGTCGACGGTGCCGCGAGAGCCCTGTACCCGCAGATCCTCCGGCTGCACCACCCGCCCGAGGCCGCGTACGAGCACGCCGACCGGGCCGAGGCGTGGGGCTGGTTGGACTCCGAACGCGCCGCGCTCATCGCGGCGGTCGAACGTGCCTACGAGCTGGAGCTCTACGAGCCAGCCTGGCTGCTCGCCGACTCCCTGCGGGGCTACTTCTACACCCGCCGCATCGTCGTCGAGTGGCTGAAGGTCGCCGAGCTGGGCCTGGCCGCCGCGGACGCCGCCGGCAGCCTGATCGGCCGCGCCGCCGGTCACGGGAGCATCGGTCTCGCCCAGCTCTGCGCCAACAACTACTGGCAGGCCCTGTCCCATCAACGCATCGCGCTCGACCTGTGTGAGCAGGCGGGCTGGCCCGCGGGCAAGGCACACGCGCTCACCAACCTCGCCGTCGTCCAGCAGGAGCTCGGCGAGCTCGAGCACGCCGTCGAACGTCACGAACAGGCCCTCGCGATCAACACCGAGAACGGTGCCGGGCACGCCGCGACCATGAACCTCTACAACCTCGGCCAGCTCAACACCCTGCGAGGGCGGCTGCACGAGGCCGTCGAGTGGCTCGAGACCGCGAGTCGCCGGCCGTCCGACGTCAACAGCTTTCGCAACCGGGCGTTGGGAGCGAACAGGCTCGGCGACGCGTACCGCTACCTCGGCCGGTTCGATGCGGCGCTGGACGCGCTCGACGACTCGCTCGCTCTCTGGGGTGAGCTCGGCAACGACTACGGTCAGGGCATCGCGCACGGTTCGACCGCGGCGGTGTACTGCGACACGGGAGATCTCGACGCCGCGTACGACCATGCCAAGCGTGCCTTGACGTTCCTCGGCGGCGCCGGCGACCGCGGCACCGAGGCGTTCGCGCGGAACAGGCTCGGCGAGGTCAAGCGGCGGCTTGGCAAGGTGGACGAGGCGCTGCGGCTGCACAGGCGGGCGGTACGACTAGCTCGCGACATCTCCGCGCGCTTCCACGAGGCCGACAGCCTGATCTGCCTTGCGGACGCCCTCCGCGAGCACGGCGACCCGGCCGCGGCGGCCGAACGGGCGAGCGAGGCGAGCACTCTCGCGGGACGGATCGGCTACCGGATCCTCGAGGGCAACGCCTCGCTCTCGCTCGCCGCGGCCTGCCTTCGCGCCGATCGTGGCGAGGACGCGCTCGTGGCCGCCGACCGGGCGAGCGCCCTGCACACCGCGACCGGCCACCGGCTCGGAGCGGCACGGGCGCTGCTCCTGCGGGGCTACGCGCTGCGCCGGCTCGGCCGGCACGGCGAGGCGGCCGATGCCTGGCAGCTGGCCCACGAGGCGTCCGGCGCGCTGGGCGTCCCGGAGCAGGCCGAGGCGCTCGCGCTGATGAGGTCGGAGCCGCCCTATGCTTGA
- a CDS encoding calcium-binding protein → MRTRRAIPAALAAVAALTVTGLGLPAAAAPTQVGTVANADLVPFTLVVTAAPGKANNIRVEQVRVGQTDRFIVSDTADVVVPRGSCKSIPNNSHAVDCPAFFPQLHGGDGNDIVTFDNDIVPVGGTQIPALLFGEAGNDLVQATPNSWTVSLHGGPGNDSHRGGRGNDDLDGGPGPDGFYGGGGRDVVDYSSRTTKVSADLDGVQDDGELNERDVIKTDVEGFRGGSAGDTLIGNESANSIFGGPGNDTIFGFGGADFLIGNAFGNDGDDTIFGGNGPDEIQGGAGNDGLDGGAGNDHVSDQSGIDRLLGGAGADRLEAEDGSVGDFLEGGADTTDTCDIDIIGTLRDGVGAGCEIVF, encoded by the coding sequence ATGAGAACGAGAAGGGCGATTCCTGCTGCCCTGGCCGCTGTCGCGGCACTCACGGTCACCGGGCTCGGACTACCTGCCGCCGCTGCTCCCACGCAGGTGGGGACGGTCGCGAACGCGGACCTCGTCCCGTTCACGCTCGTCGTGACGGCCGCGCCAGGAAAGGCCAACAACATTCGCGTGGAACAGGTCCGCGTGGGGCAAACCGACCGGTTCATCGTCAGCGACACCGCGGATGTCGTCGTTCCGCGGGGATCGTGCAAATCGATTCCGAACAACAGTCACGCGGTGGACTGCCCGGCGTTCTTCCCGCAGCTCCACGGCGGGGATGGTAACGACATCGTGACCTTCGACAACGACATCGTTCCGGTGGGCGGCACGCAGATTCCCGCTCTGTTGTTCGGTGAGGCGGGGAACGATCTGGTCCAGGCCACTCCGAACTCGTGGACCGTGAGCCTGCACGGCGGACCGGGCAACGACTCGCATCGCGGCGGCCGGGGCAACGACGACCTCGACGGCGGCCCGGGGCCGGACGGGTTCTACGGAGGAGGCGGCCGGGACGTGGTCGACTACTCGTCCCGTACGACGAAGGTGTCGGCGGATCTCGACGGCGTCCAGGACGACGGCGAGCTCAACGAGCGCGACGTCATCAAGACCGATGTCGAGGGCTTCCGCGGCGGTAGCGCGGGCGACACGCTGATCGGCAACGAGTCCGCGAACTCGATCTTCGGAGGGCCTGGCAACGACACGATCTTCGGCTTCGGCGGCGCGGACTTCCTGATCGGCAACGCGTTCGGCAACGACGGAGACGACACGATCTTCGGTGGCAACGGCCCGGACGAGATCCAGGGCGGCGCGGGTAACGACGGCCTGGACGGTGGCGCCGGCAACGACCACGTCAGCGACCAGTCCGGTATCGACCGCCTGCTGGGTGGTGCCGGGGCGGACCGACTGGAGGCCGAGGACGGTTCCGTGGGCGACTTCCTCGAGGGCGGCGCCGACACGACAGACACGTGTGACATCGACATCATCGGCACGCTTCGCGACGGTGTCGGGGCTGGCTGCGAAATCGTCTTCTGA
- a CDS encoding dihydrofolate reductase family protein has translation MAKVLSGISMSLDGFVTGPNPTHEEQLGEGGGVLFGWLDGNPDSARLLDEMVAEVGAVIMGRVGYDLARWTDGGPVGKAPCFVLTHEPPADQSSHPPGLFTFVTDGIESAVAQAEKAADGKTVGLHGASAVQQCIAAGLLDEIWIHLAPVLLNGGTRLFEHLGGQVQLERKRVIEAPTTTHLLFAVVK, from the coding sequence ATGGCCAAGGTCTTGTCGGGCATCTCGATGTCGCTCGACGGTTTCGTCACCGGCCCGAACCCCACCCACGAGGAGCAGCTGGGAGAGGGCGGCGGCGTGCTGTTCGGCTGGCTCGACGGCAACCCCGACTCCGCGCGCCTGCTCGACGAGATGGTCGCCGAGGTCGGCGCGGTCATCATGGGACGCGTCGGGTACGACCTCGCGCGCTGGACCGACGGCGGGCCGGTGGGCAAGGCGCCGTGCTTCGTCCTCACCCACGAGCCGCCGGCAGACCAGTCATCGCATCCGCCCGGGCTGTTCACGTTCGTCACCGACGGGATCGAGAGCGCGGTCGCCCAGGCGGAGAAGGCCGCCGACGGCAAGACGGTCGGCCTGCACGGCGCGAGCGCCGTCCAACAGTGCATCGCCGCCGGGCTGCTCGACGAGATCTGGATCCACCTCGCGCCCGTCCTGCTGAACGGCGGAACGAGGCTGTTCGAGCACCTCGGCGGCCAGGTCCAGCTCGAGCGCAAGCGCGTGATCGAGGCCCCGACCACCACCCACCTGCTGTTCGCCGTCGTGAAGTGA
- a CDS encoding ABC transporter ATP-binding protein, with the protein MPDNSTVQTLEPKPSTAGTFRAAWPYLRAHRGIVTAAVLLSLVSTFAVVMMAPAVGFATDALVDRDGQRLWVGVGLFAGLVVVRMLLLRNAEIALTRAGERFVRDLRERAIRHLAAAPLRFIEAHRSGDLLRRTTGEITDMAGFIRQDLPDLVGAVATSVLTAIVLCTYSPLLALVVIGVFTVPMVVISRWFSKDAGDAYGGEAAAEATVVATFTEGLAAREMLLQTGSTDSWIKRAQRDSDSFLDSVRNLVRVENRLHLVALIEGLTMAALLLFAGWLAVRGEITVGTVVVFVLASRNLFESLTQVVELVSRMQSTRVNLARLLNLLNVTRTGLPSARAEGSAVPLRGELVAHGVSYSYVPNVEVLHDISVRFTPGTRTGLAGRTGSGKSTLAKILTGLYVPDRGTVRFAGLDVTDIPVSVLRRRIVLVPQQVHVVAGTLADNLALVPDDPGRSDVARAVSALSLDGWVARLPNGLDTELGSRGESLSAGERQLIGLIRAALVDPAVLILDEATADIDPETAARIEIALDRLRSDRVLIVIAHREATIERLPTLVRLNEGRVV; encoded by the coding sequence ATGCCTGACAACTCGACGGTACAGACGCTCGAGCCGAAGCCGTCGACCGCGGGCACGTTCCGCGCGGCTTGGCCTTACCTGCGGGCACATCGCGGCATCGTCACCGCGGCTGTCCTGCTCAGCCTGGTGTCCACGTTCGCGGTCGTGATGATGGCGCCCGCGGTCGGGTTCGCGACCGACGCGCTCGTCGACAGGGACGGGCAGCGGCTGTGGGTCGGCGTCGGGTTGTTCGCCGGGCTGGTGGTCGTGCGGATGTTGCTGCTCCGCAACGCGGAGATCGCGTTGACCCGCGCGGGCGAACGGTTCGTCCGCGACCTGCGCGAGCGCGCGATCCGGCATCTCGCGGCGGCGCCGCTACGGTTCATCGAGGCTCACCGTTCCGGCGACCTGCTGCGTCGTACGACGGGCGAGATCACCGACATGGCGGGCTTCATCCGCCAGGACCTGCCCGACCTCGTGGGCGCGGTCGCGACGAGCGTGCTGACGGCGATCGTGCTGTGCACGTACTCGCCGCTGCTTGCTTTGGTGGTGATCGGGGTCTTCACGGTACCGATGGTGGTGATCTCGCGGTGGTTCAGTAAAGACGCGGGCGACGCGTACGGTGGCGAGGCCGCGGCGGAGGCGACCGTGGTGGCGACGTTCACCGAAGGCCTTGCCGCACGGGAGATGCTGCTGCAGACGGGCTCGACGGACAGCTGGATCAAGCGCGCGCAGCGGGACTCGGACTCGTTCCTCGACTCGGTCCGCAACCTCGTGCGCGTCGAGAACCGGCTCCACCTCGTCGCGCTGATCGAGGGCCTGACCATGGCAGCGCTGCTGCTGTTCGCGGGCTGGCTCGCGGTGCGCGGCGAGATCACCGTCGGGACCGTGGTGGTCTTCGTGCTCGCGAGCCGGAATTTGTTCGAGTCGCTGACGCAGGTGGTCGAGCTGGTGAGCCGGATGCAGAGCACGCGGGTCAACCTGGCCCGGCTGCTGAACCTGCTGAACGTCACCCGTACAGGCCTGCCGTCGGCCCGCGCGGAGGGCTCGGCCGTCCCGTTGCGCGGTGAGCTCGTCGCTCACGGGGTGAGCTACTCGTACGTGCCGAACGTCGAGGTGCTGCACGACATCTCGGTCCGCTTCACGCCGGGGACGCGGACCGGGCTCGCCGGGCGTACGGGGTCGGGGAAGAGCACGCTCGCGAAGATCCTCACCGGGTTGTATGTGCCGGATCGCGGGACCGTTCGCTTTGCCGGGCTCGACGTGACGGACATCCCGGTGTCGGTGCTGCGGCGTCGGATCGTGCTCGTCCCGCAGCAGGTGCACGTGGTCGCGGGCACGCTGGCCGACAACCTCGCGCTGGTGCCGGACGACCCCGGCCGCTCCGACGTCGCGCGGGCAGTGTCCGCGCTCTCGCTGGACGGTTGGGTCGCGCGGCTGCCGAACGGCCTCGACACCGAGCTCGGCTCCCGCGGCGAATCGCTGTCCGCCGGGGAGCGCCAGCTGATCGGCCTGATCCGCGCCGCCCTCGTCGACCCCGCGGTGCTGATCCTGGACGAGGCGACGGCCGACATCGACCCCGAGACCGCGGCGCGGATCGAGATCGCGCTCGACCGGCTGCGGTCGGACCGGGTGCTGATCGTGATCGCGCACCGCGAGGCGACGATCGAACGGCTCCCGACGTTGGTTCGGTTGAACGAGGGGCGCGTGGTTTAG
- a CDS encoding AfsR/SARP family transcriptional regulator translates to MDENERQVSIGGPQQRGLLAVLLLNANRVVSAERLVEYLWGEQPPQTARGLLQGCVAGLRRVLKTTDAFGARQPLVSRAPGYLIEVRAGELDLVSFEELVAKAAAVADDSVAGLEERSALLTRALELWRGPVVDGINLDPVRVEGAHLEERRLAALEERIEVDLRLDRHAALIGELRGHVRTHPLRERFWALLIRALAAAGRQADALAAYAELRENLVDELGMEPSATVQELHRQLLAGPPATAAARPRRDEQPRGTVPAQLPAPTSAFTGRSDALRTLDELLSDTDDAVAIGVISGTPGVGKTTLAVHWAHRVRDRFQDGQLYVNLRGFETAPPLRPIDALAGFLRALGVRPNQVPVDVDQAAALYRSLLAGKRVLVVLDNARSAEQVRPLLPGNPGCAVVVTSRQRLGGLIAREGGHLVSLDVLSSDEAQELLAELLGPERLAVEPASAAELVQLCAKLPLALRISAAGLAVHPEQTIASYVDHLQSSGRLDALRLGDDEDVAVRGAFDLSYEGLDPQARKLFRLLGLVPGPDVTVEAAAALLDRKPSEARALMAQLATAHLVGQVDLGRYSFHDLLRLYAESRAVVEDSAEERAAAVERLYGWYLDAVGAAANLLYPLVLRLQVRESPRSTHADATAALSWLDAERTNLVAAVVHASARGVRPASAWLLADAIRGYFWLRRHSVDWLAVAQAAQALAEEAGDFHAQAAAHFSLGMAYLSLNQYAEAIEHQQRAFGLSRKANWQAGQVNALTNLGLVHFERGDLDVAAAHHVQALSINRRLGSVRGEGFNLKNLGHIALVRGELSQAREHLEQALRHHEKIDDLHGRAADHTHLGELHHRLGSLGSARSAFEEAIDLHRQVGNVNGEGGALGLLALLLSDLGVHDSALEHAERAVALVKGTSDRYTEAGLLNVLGTVRLRMDAAREALSQHLAARHLAAETSARYPETSSQLGLALAYQRLGDLKEGLAFGLQATTSAHHFGFAILEGDAHVVLGGIRLEAGEHEHAIAHGELASQLHTATGYRIGQVRALIVLGQALRGAGDRIAAAERWREAQALCEGLDLPEQLLLRDLRSAP, encoded by the coding sequence GTGGACGAGAACGAGCGGCAGGTGTCGATCGGGGGACCGCAGCAACGAGGATTGCTCGCGGTCCTTCTGCTCAACGCCAACCGAGTCGTGTCCGCGGAACGTCTCGTCGAGTACCTCTGGGGCGAACAACCACCACAAACCGCCCGTGGTCTCCTGCAGGGCTGCGTCGCTGGGCTACGCCGCGTCCTCAAGACGACCGACGCGTTCGGCGCTCGGCAGCCGTTGGTCAGCCGAGCACCTGGCTACCTGATCGAGGTCCGCGCCGGTGAGCTCGACCTGGTCAGCTTCGAGGAGCTCGTCGCGAAGGCGGCCGCCGTCGCCGACGATTCCGTTGCGGGCTTGGAAGAACGTTCGGCACTGCTGACGCGGGCATTGGAGCTCTGGCGTGGGCCGGTCGTCGACGGCATCAACCTCGACCCGGTACGTGTCGAGGGTGCCCACCTCGAGGAGCGCAGGCTCGCCGCGTTGGAGGAACGCATCGAGGTCGACCTGCGCCTCGACCGCCATGCGGCGTTGATCGGAGAGCTGCGCGGGCACGTACGCACGCACCCGTTGCGCGAACGGTTCTGGGCGCTGCTGATCCGGGCGCTCGCGGCCGCCGGTCGGCAGGCCGACGCGCTGGCCGCGTACGCAGAGCTGCGTGAGAACCTCGTCGACGAGCTCGGCATGGAGCCGTCCGCCACGGTGCAGGAGCTGCACCGGCAGCTCCTCGCCGGGCCGCCGGCGACCGCGGCCGCGCGGCCGCGCCGCGACGAGCAGCCGCGCGGCACCGTTCCCGCCCAGCTGCCGGCGCCGACGAGCGCGTTCACTGGCCGCTCGGATGCCCTGCGTACGTTGGATGAACTGCTCTCCGACACCGACGACGCGGTCGCGATCGGCGTGATCTCCGGGACGCCTGGCGTCGGCAAGACCACGCTGGCCGTGCACTGGGCGCATCGCGTGCGCGACCGCTTCCAGGACGGGCAGCTCTACGTCAACCTGCGCGGGTTCGAGACCGCGCCGCCGCTCCGCCCGATCGACGCGCTCGCGGGCTTCCTCCGCGCGCTCGGAGTGCGTCCCAACCAGGTGCCGGTCGACGTCGACCAGGCGGCCGCGCTCTACCGCTCCCTGCTCGCGGGTAAGCGCGTGTTGGTCGTGCTCGACAACGCCCGTAGCGCGGAGCAGGTGCGGCCGCTGCTCCCCGGCAACCCAGGGTGTGCGGTGGTCGTGACCAGCCGGCAGCGGCTCGGCGGCCTGATCGCCCGTGAGGGTGGGCATTTGGTGTCCCTGGACGTGTTGAGCTCGGACGAGGCCCAGGAGCTGCTGGCCGAGTTGCTAGGACCGGAACGGTTGGCCGTCGAGCCTGCGTCCGCGGCCGAGCTCGTCCAGCTCTGCGCGAAGCTGCCACTGGCGTTGCGCATCTCCGCCGCCGGCCTCGCCGTCCATCCGGAACAGACCATCGCGTCGTACGTCGACCATCTGCAGTCGAGCGGTCGGTTGGACGCGCTGCGACTCGGCGACGACGAGGACGTGGCGGTCCGTGGTGCGTTCGACCTGTCGTACGAGGGCCTGGATCCGCAAGCCCGCAAGCTGTTTCGGCTGCTGGGCCTGGTCCCCGGCCCGGACGTCACGGTCGAGGCAGCCGCCGCGCTCCTCGACCGCAAGCCTTCTGAGGCGCGGGCGTTGATGGCGCAGCTCGCCACCGCGCATCTGGTCGGCCAGGTGGATCTTGGGCGCTACTCGTTCCACGACCTGCTTCGGTTGTACGCCGAGTCTCGCGCTGTGGTTGAGGATTCGGCGGAGGAACGTGCCGCGGCGGTCGAGCGCCTCTACGGCTGGTACCTCGACGCGGTGGGCGCCGCCGCGAATCTGCTGTATCCGTTGGTCCTTCGTCTTCAGGTGCGGGAGTCGCCCCGTTCCACGCACGCCGATGCGACCGCGGCGTTGAGTTGGCTGGACGCCGAACGTACGAACCTCGTCGCGGCGGTCGTGCACGCCTCCGCCCGCGGCGTACGGCCGGCGTCCGCGTGGCTGCTCGCCGATGCGATCCGCGGCTACTTCTGGCTGCGCCGGCACAGCGTCGACTGGCTCGCGGTCGCGCAGGCCGCGCAGGCGCTCGCCGAGGAGGCAGGCGACTTCCACGCCCAGGCCGCAGCGCACTTCAGCCTCGGCATGGCGTACCTGTCGTTGAACCAGTACGCCGAGGCGATCGAGCACCAGCAACGCGCGTTCGGTCTCAGCCGCAAGGCGAACTGGCAAGCAGGACAGGTGAACGCGCTCACCAACCTCGGTCTCGTGCACTTCGAGCGCGGCGACCTCGACGTCGCCGCGGCGCACCACGTCCAGGCACTGTCGATCAACCGACGGCTGGGGTCTGTCCGCGGTGAGGGCTTCAACCTCAAGAACCTCGGCCACATCGCGCTCGTCCGCGGCGAGCTGTCGCAGGCGCGGGAGCATCTCGAGCAGGCGTTGCGACACCACGAGAAGATCGACGATCTGCACGGGCGGGCGGCCGACCACACGCACCTCGGTGAGCTGCATCACCGGCTGGGCTCGCTCGGTTCGGCTCGGTCGGCGTTCGAGGAGGCGATCGACCTCCATCGTCAGGTGGGTAACGTCAACGGGGAAGGTGGCGCGCTCGGGCTGCTGGCTCTGCTGTTGTCCGATCTCGGCGTGCATGACAGCGCGCTCGAGCATGCCGAACGAGCGGTCGCGCTCGTCAAGGGGACGAGCGATCGCTATACAGAGGCGGGTCTGCTGAACGTTCTCGGCACCGTACGGCTGCGTATGGACGCGGCGCGGGAGGCGCTCAGCCAGCACCTCGCGGCACGGCATCTTGCTGCCGAGACGTCGGCCCGCTATCCGGAGACCTCGAGCCAGTTGGGTCTCGCTCTCGCGTACCAGCGACTTGGTGATCTGAAGGAGGGGCTCGCTTTCGGCTTGCAGGCAACGACAAGCGCGCATCACTTCGGATTTGCGATCCTCGAGGGCGACGCGCATGTCGTCCTCGGCGGGATCCGGCTGGAGGCCGGCGAACACGAGCACGCGATCGCGCACGGCGAGCTGGCGTCGCAGCTGCACACGGCAACGGGCTACCGGATCGGCCAGGTCCGTGCGCTGATCGTCCTCGGGCAGGCGCTGCGCGGGGCCGGCGACCGGATCGCCGCGGCGGAGCGCTGGCGGGAGGCCCAGGCGTTGTGCGAGGGCCTCGACCTCCCGGAACAGTTGCTGCTTCGCGACCTGCGGTCAGCACCCTAG